Proteins co-encoded in one Arachis hypogaea cultivar Tifrunner chromosome 11, arahy.Tifrunner.gnm2.J5K5, whole genome shotgun sequence genomic window:
- the LOC112719847 gene encoding uncharacterized protein produces the protein MGGSRVQVNKAHKSRFSSKHSRNVHKTSVKDRIAVVKTERNVGKGARAARIQRNKMIRDQKRAAVLKEKRELSGSRSPPRVIVLFGLSASVDLDSLNDDLLSLLSKESSSGVSSGTVASSDYRTRTTVLKAPHGDLLACMEMAKVADLLAFVASINSLSEETDSYYIDSFGDQCLSVFRSLGLPSTVVFIRDLPTELKQRNELKKLCTSSLASEFPEDCKFYPADTKDELHKFLWLFKEQRLKVPHWRAQRPYLMAQKVDAASDGDSEKCTLLLTGYLRARSLSVNQLVHVTGAGDFQLSKIEVLKDPFPLNSRKNQDIMDLDEMNDVEVIGCLAPDPEKQEALIVENEPDPLAGEQTWPTEAEIAKADEDLKKKKTRKRTVPRGTSEYQAAWIVDGSDAEESDGDDEDDGMVLDQNEDGQEGKEYTEFDGDGASVRFGDSDEETDIDSVMMEADNITREKIEDELKELKEAHAADEEFPDEVDTPMDVPARKRFAKYRGLKSFRTSSWDPKESLPQDYGRIFQFDNLKRTQKHVLAKALAKEQENMDDCIPVGSYARLHIGEVPSAIASKLCALGKTTPITACGLLEHESKVSVLHFSVKKNETYDLPIKSKEELLFHVGFRQFVGRPLFSSEYINTDKNKMERFLHPGRFSVASIYAPISFPPLPSIILKRTGEDVAPAVVAVGSLKSIDPDRIILKRVILTGYPQRVSKRKASVKHMFYNPEDVKWFKPVELYTKRGLRGRIKEPVGTHGAMKCLLNGVLEQRDTICMNLFKRAYPRWPNHHYAL, from the exons ATGGGAGGGTCGCGAGTTCAAGTCAATAAGGCTCACAAGTCACGCTTCTCCTCAAAACATTCTCGCAATGTTCATAAAACCTCTGTTAAAG ATAGAATTGCGGTTGTCAAAACTGAGCGCAATGTCGGCAAGGGAGCTCGTGCCGCAAGAATTCAGCGAAATAAAATG ATACGTGACCAGAAGAGGGCTGCCGttttgaaagaaaagagagagctcAGTGGATCGAGAAGTCCTCCTCGAGTAATT GTTCTCTTTGGACTTTCTGCTTCTGTGGATTTAGATTCACTCAATGATGATCTGTTGTCGTTACTTTCTAAAGAATCGTCTTCTGGGGTGTCGTCAGGAACAGTTGCTTCTTCTGATTACCGGACTAGAACTACA GTACTCAAAGCACCTCATGGTGATCTACTGGCATGTATGGAAATGGCCAag GTTGCTGATCTGCTGGCTTTTGTGGCCTCGATAAATTCTTTATCTGAAGAGACTGATTCTTACTACATTGATTCATTTGGAGATCAATGCCTTTCTGTATTTAGGTCTCTTGGCTTACCAAGCACTGTTGTCTTTATTCGA GATCTTCCCACTGAGCTGAAACAAAGAAATGAACTAAAGAAGTTATGCACATCTAGTCTCGCCTCTGAATTTCCCGAGGATTGTAAGTTTTATCCAGCTGATACCAAGGATGAGCTGCACAAG TTCTTGTGGCTCTTTAAAGAGCAGCGGCTCAAAGTTCCCCATTGGAGAGCTCAACGACCTTACCTCATGGCTCAAAAG GTCGATGCAGCATCTGATGGCGACTCAGAAAAATGCACTCTCCTTTTAACCGGCTACCTTCGTGCTCGTAGCCTCTCAGTGAATCAATTG GTTCATGTAACAGGTGCGGGAGATTTCCAATTGTCCAAAATAGAAGTTCTTAAGGACCCTTTTCCTTTGAATTCAAGGAAAAATCAGGACATAATGGATTTGGATGAAATGAATGACGTGGAG GTCATTGGTTGTCTGGCCCCAGATCCTGAAAAACAGGAAGCTTTAATTGTCGAGAATGAACCTGATCCTCTTGCTGGGGAGCAG ACGTGGCCAACAGAGGCTGAAattgctaaggctgatgaagatCTTAAGAAAAAGAAGACACGAAAGAGGACTGTTCCCCGAGGCACTTCTGAATATCAG gcTGCATGGATTGTTGATGGCTCTGATGCAGAGGAGTCAGATGGTGATGACGAAGATGATGGTATGGTGTTGGATCAAAACGAAGATGGTCAAGAAGGAAAAGAGTACACTGAATTTGATGGTGATGGAGCATCGGTTAGGTTTGGAGATTCTGATGAAGAAACTGACATTGATTCAGTGATGATG gAGGCAGATAATATAACAAGAGAGAAGATAGAAGATGAACTTAAGGAACTTAAAGAAGCACATGCTGCAGATGAGG AATTCCCGGATGAAGTGGATACACCAATGGATGTTCCTGCTAGGAAGCGGTTTGCAAAATATCGAGGACTCAAGTCCTTTAGGACTTCTTCATGGGATCCAAAA GAATCTCTACCACAAGATTATGGCAGAATATTTCAATTTGATAACTtaaagagaacacaaaaacatGTTCTTGCTAAAGCTTTAGCAAAGGAGCAAGAAAACATGGATGACTGTATACCAGTTGGCTCGTATGCTAGGCTGCATATCGGGGAAGTGCCCAGTGCCATTGCTTCAAAATTATGTGCACTTGGAAAGACAACCCCGATTACAGCATGTGGCCTGCTTGAGCATGAATCAAAAGTATCCGTTCTTCACTTCAG TGTGAAGAAGAACGAAACATATGATTTGCCCATCAAATCCAAGGAGGAGTTATTATTTCATGTTGGGTTTCGGCAATTTGTTGGCAG GCCACTTTTCTCTAGTGAATATATCAATACAGACAAGAACAAGATGGAGAGGTTTCTGCATCCTGGGCGCTTTTCAGTTGCTTCAATTTATGCGCCTATATCATTTCCACCTCTTCCTTCAATCATCTTAAAAAGAACTGGAGAGGATGTAGCACCTGCTGTGGTTGCCGTTGGCTCACTTAAGTCCATTGATCCCGATAGGATAATCCTTAAACGGGTTATTTTGACAGG TTACCCCCAGAGAGTATCAAAACGCAAGGCCTCCGTGAAACACATGTTCTATAATCCAGAGGATGTTAAATGGTTTAAG CCTGTAGAGCTTTATACAAAGCGTGGTCTTCGTGGACGGATCAAAGAGCCTGTCGGCACACATG GAGCAATGAAGTGCCTTCTGAATGGGGTTCTTGAACAGCGTGATACTATTTGCATGAATCTATTCAAACGTGCATATCCAAGGTGGCCCAACCATCACTATGCTCTATGA
- the LOC112719848 gene encoding NAD(P)H-quinone oxidoreductase subunit N, chloroplastic: MLGSVASLSYYGYGGPKCFNVTMSKFHDNTVGVMMGGCWRGRKHGGVGNKGKMVNFGVKCSSNSNGIGIEDFIGGDLLKLDLGKWLSDVEEHKALAIYSPHEGGYEGRYLSRLRRQGYYFLDLSARGLGDPETTLTKVYPVCPPHIGKQPIARWYFPPEVDYRLQALPPKAKGLVVWIIEAKVLSKAELQFLALLPTLRPNVRVIAECGNWRKFMWKPLKEIAGLTASED, translated from the exons ATGTTAGGCAGTGTTGCTAGCTTGAGTTATTATGGTTATGGAGGACCAAAATGTTTCAATGTTACAATGTCCAAATTTCATGATAACACCGTTGGGGTGATGATGGGGggttgttggagaggaagaaaacATGGTGGAGTTGGCAACAAGGGCAAAATGGTAAATTTTGGTGTGAAATGTAGTAGTAATAGTAATGGAATTGGTATAGAGGACTTCATAGGAGGGGACTTGTTGAAGCTTGATCTTGGAAAGTGGCTTTCAGATGTTGAAGAACACAAAGCACTTGCAATTTACTCTCCTCATGAAGGTGGTTATGAAGGCCGGTACTTGTCGCGGCTCCGGCGACAAGGCTACTACTTTCTTGACCTCTCGGCTCGCGGCCTTGGCGATCCTGAAACCACCCTCACCAAGGTTTACCCGGTTTGTCCG CCTCATATTGGGAAGCAACCAATAGCAAGATGGTATTTCCCACCTGAAGTTGATTACAGattacaagcacttccaccaaagGCCAAAGGACTAGTTGTGTGGATAATTGAAGCTAAG GTTCTCTCCAAGGCAGAATTGCAGTTCCTTGCTCTGCTGCCAACTCTTCGCCCTAATGTGAGAGTCATTGCTGAATGTGGAAACTG GAGAAAGTTTATGTGGAAGCCACTTAAAGAAATTGCTGGCTTAACAGCCTCTGAAGATTGA